In one window of Synchiropus splendidus isolate RoL2022-P1 chromosome 15, RoL_Sspl_1.0, whole genome shotgun sequence DNA:
- the zbtb7b gene encoding zinc finger and BTB domain-containing protein 7B — protein sequence MSPGEDGLIGIPFPEHSNELLSHLNDQRRTGLLCDLTLTSRGARYPTHRSVMAAVSLYFRRLFGAEEAGGEGGGGFSVCQLDCVAPDALDALLEFAYTATLTIPSSGMRDVLKGAQLLGIQCVADACSDILGETAEAEIEMAEQQINQYATPDWKVRENGGVKDSRRKTGRRKMRKVASHLINSSALNLSSASPFSYPSPSSDSVRSLTSTQPPSPDQEDLCPKPRQNGDPQLVREPGRGAAMNGGMLHWLNEPPRIAQPPPASMSHGKLSEDEMEGFGADEIILENTPVSTAVSEREEATPAVGRKRKSQTPQQCPVCQKIIHGAGKLPRHMRTHTGEKPFQCTACGVRFTRNDKLKIHMRKHTGERPYPCPHCSARFLHSYDLKNHLSLHSGARPFECLLCHKAFAREDHLQRHRKGHSCLEIRTRRPKHDTESGDEGGVDGAIQQSNPLESPSMQGRSSLFLPQAVLDGASGSDAVHSMIFQGDTERERALSLHALAQLGAHRLANYPELFMRGLDMRGGRERDDRGALHLPQTPHNRWAEESLEETGAKKAQEEE from the exons ATGTCTCCTGGCGAGGACGGTCTGATCGGGATCCCCTTCCCAGAGCACAGCAATGAGCTGTTGTCACACCTCAATGACCAGAGGCGGACAGGTCTCCTCTGCGATCTCACACTGACCTCTCGGGGCGCACGATACCCCACGCATCGTTCAGTCATGGCTGCCGTCAGTCTCTACTTTCGCCGACTGTTTGGAGCAGAGGAAgctggaggtgagggaggaggaggtttTAGTGTGTGTCAGCTGGACTGCGTGGCCCCAGATGCTCTGGACGCTCTCTTGGAATTTGCGTACACTGCTACTCTCACCATTCCCAGCTCTGGAATGAGGGATGTCCTAAAAGGAGCTCAGCTTTTGGGCATCCAGTGCGTGGCTGATGCATGCAGTGACATCCTGGGGGAAACGGCAGAGGCAGAGATTGAGATGGCGGAGCAGCAGATCAACCAGTATGCAACTCCTGATTGGAAGGTGAGAGAGAATGGAGGCGTGAAAGACTCCAGGAGAAAAACAGgcaggaggaagatgagaaagGTTGCCTCACACCTCATCAACTCCTCAGCGTTGAATCTATCGTCCGCTTCCCCTTTTTCATACCCGTCACCGTCTTCTGACAGCGTTCGCTCGCTGACGTCCACCCAACCCCCGAGTCCAGATCAAGAAGACCTCTGCCCCAAACCAAGGCAGAACGGGGATCCTCAGCTTGTCAGAGAGCCTGGCAGGGGGGCAGCTATGAATGGAGGGATGCTTCACTGGTTAAATGAACCCCCTCGTATCGCCCAGCCTCCTCCAGCCAGCATGTCACATGGGAAGCTATCTGAGGACGAGATGGAGGGATTTGGCGCCGATGAAATCATACTGGAAAATACTCCAGTATCGACAGCCGTGTCTGAACGAGAGGAGGCCACACCAGCAGTagggaggaagagaaagtcTCAAACCCCTCAGCAGTGTCCTGTTTGCCAGAAGATCATCCACGGAGCAGGAAAGCTTCCTCGCCACATGAGGACACACACCGGAGAGAAGCCCTTCCAGTGTACAGCCTGTGGAGTACGCTTTACTCG GAATGATAAGCTGAAAATCCACATGAGAAAGCATACAGGAGAGCGCCCCTACCCCTGCCCACACTGCTCCGCCCGGTTCCTCCACTCGTACGACCTCAAGAACCATTTGTCCCTCCATAGCGGCGCGCGGCCCTTCGAGTGCCTGCTGTGCCACAAGGCGTTTGCCCGAGAAGACCACCTGCAGCGTCACCGTAAGGGCCACAGTTGCCTGGAGATACGAACACGCCGGCCCAAGCATGACACAGAGTCTGGGGATGAAGGAGGAGTCGATGGTGCGATCCAGCAGTCCAACCCTCTGGAGTCTCCGTCCATGCAGGGCCGCTCATCGTTGTTCCTTCCTCAGGCCGTATTGGATGGCGCAAGCGGCTCTGATGCTGTTCACTCCATGATCTTTCAGGGGGATACTGAGAGAGAACGAGCTCTCAGCCTGCACGCCCTCGCTCAACTTGGTGCCCACAGGCTGGCAAACTACCCTGAGCTCTTCATGCGTGGTCTGGATATGCGAGGGGGCAGGGAGAGAGACGACAGAGGTGCTCTTCATCTGCCACAGACACCACACAATCGGTGGGCAGAAGAGTCACTGGAGGAGACTGGAGCAAAAAAGGCTCAAGAGGAGGAATGA